The Melopsittacus undulatus isolate bMelUnd1 chromosome 29 unlocalized genomic scaffold, bMelUnd1.mat.Z SUPER_29_unloc_1, whole genome shotgun sequence genome has a segment encoding these proteins:
- the LOC117438161 gene encoding syntaxin-4-like, translated as MRDRTRELRQAGRVRTALRALEQELQAWSSCRRRLWAAPCPPTQRDLQLHRDEIQELTQEIRSRLRALELAKEEEEGDNRTSIRARVRRTQHAVLTQQFLALTGRCHAAQAQFRQRRLERVQRQLHVGW; from the exons GCAGGCCGGGTGCGCACAGCTCTGCGGgcgctggagcaggagctgcaggcctggagcagctgcaggaggaggctcTGGGCAGCCCCCTGCCCCCCGACG cagagggatctgcagctgcacagggaTGAGATCCAGGAGCTGACGCAGGAGATCCGATCCCGGCTGCGAG CGCTGGAGCTggccaaggaggaggaggagggcgaCAACCGGACCAGCATCAGGGCCCGGGTGAGGCGCACCCAG cacgcGGTGCTGACGCAGCAGTTCCTGGCGCTCACTGGGCGCTGCCATGCGGCTCAGGCCCAGTTCCGCCAGCGGCGCCTAGAGAGGGTCCAGAGGCAGCTGCATGTTGG